From one Caldichromatium japonicum genomic stretch:
- a CDS encoding class I SAM-dependent methyltransferase, with protein sequence MNVPVCRHCRAPLRLLLADLGSAPPSNAYLRAEDLDAPELWYPLRVLVCEQCWLVQTQDSARREELFRPDYAYFSSVSKTWLKHAEDFVDMAVARFGLGADHLVIELGANDGYLLQYVQRRGIPCLGIEPTAAAAAIARSKGLEIIEAFFGQRLAETLVANGQRSDLIIANNVLAHVPDINDFVRGIALLLHPQGVASCEFPHLLRLLAETQFDTLYHEHFSYLSLSVVERIFAANGLAVFAVEELPTHGGSLRVFAQRIDSGSQPRSREVDALLGRERAAGLETTAAYRGFQARAERIRHDLLRFLLAAHEQGKQVVGYGAAAKGNTLLNFAGVRPDLLPYVVDRNPAKQGRFLPGSRIPIVAEDRLAETQPDYVLLLPWNLRAELMGQLAYVRSWGGQWVIAIPHLEVFAY encoded by the coding sequence ATGAATGTGCCGGTGTGCCGCCATTGCCGAGCGCCCTTGCGCCTGCTGCTGGCCGATCTCGGCAGCGCCCCACCCTCCAATGCCTATCTCAGAGCCGAAGACCTCGATGCCCCTGAGCTCTGGTATCCCCTGCGCGTCCTGGTCTGCGAGCAGTGCTGGCTGGTCCAGACCCAGGACTCTGCGCGGCGCGAGGAGCTCTTTCGTCCAGACTATGCCTACTTCAGCAGTGTCTCAAAGACCTGGCTTAAACATGCCGAAGACTTTGTGGACATGGCTGTTGCCCGCTTTGGGCTGGGGGCTGATCATCTAGTCATCGAGCTGGGGGCCAATGATGGCTATCTCCTGCAATATGTCCAGAGGCGCGGCATCCCCTGTCTGGGGATCGAGCCGACCGCAGCAGCGGCGGCCATCGCCCGCAGCAAGGGCCTGGAGATCATCGAGGCGTTCTTTGGTCAGAGGCTGGCCGAGACCCTGGTGGCAAACGGTCAGCGGTCAGACCTCATCATCGCCAATAACGTCCTGGCGCATGTCCCAGACATCAATGACTTTGTGCGCGGCATCGCCCTGCTGTTACACCCCCAGGGGGTGGCGAGCTGCGAGTTTCCTCACCTGCTGCGCCTGCTTGCCGAGACCCAGTTCGATACCCTGTATCACGAGCATTTTTCCTATCTCTCGCTCTCTGTCGTCGAGCGGATCTTTGCCGCCAATGGGCTTGCGGTCTTCGCTGTCGAGGAGCTGCCCACCCATGGCGGCAGCCTGCGGGTCTTTGCCCAGCGCATCGATTCGGGCAGCCAGCCGCGTAGCCGGGAGGTCGATGCCCTGTTAGGGCGTGAGCGCGCCGCGGGTCTTGAGACAACGGCGGCCTATAGAGGCTTTCAAGCGCGTGCCGAGCGTATCCGCCATGATCTGTTGCGCTTCCTGCTCGCGGCCCATGAACAGGGGAAACAGGTCGTCGGTTATGGTGCCGCCGCCAAGGGGAATACCCTATTGAATTTCGCCGGCGTACGACCCGACCTTCTGCCCTATGTGGTCGATCGCAACCCAGCCAAACAAGGGCGCTTTCTGCCCGGCAGCCGCATCCCGATCGTTGCCGAGGACAGGCTCGCCGAGACGCAGCCAGACTATGTCCTGCTCTTGCCCTGGAACCTGCGCGCCGAGCTCATGGGTCAGCTTGCCTATGTCCGCAGCTGGGGCGGGCAGTGGGTGATAGCTATCCCGCACCTGGAGGTCTTTGCTTATTGA
- a CDS encoding transposase, which yields MGEKRALLAEQDAQIRKLMCDGTPDELKLPFALWSRQAVRQLILGCFGIELRPQGEGKYMARWGLTPQKPIRRAYEQSPQVGKTSEIRVTHRREGLSVISTLTNRGKVRRKAFAGAMNADILIDFMKRLVKDARGKKIFLILDNLRVHHTKPVKAWLAACANQIEASSLPPYSPALNPNEMLKATITAQAPSRAKDDLKKATVSHLRRLLNSPQRIMRYFQHPKLHDAA from the coding sequence GTGGGTGAGAAGCGGGCGCTGTTGGCGGAGCAGGACGCCCAGATACGCAAGCTCATGTGCGACGGGACACCGGATGAGCTGAAGCTGCCGTTTGCGCTGTGGAGCCGGCAGGCGGTGCGGCAGTTGATCCTCGGCTGTTTTGGCATCGAGCTCAGGCCGCAGGGGGAAGGCAAGTACATGGCGCGCTGGGGATTGACGCCCCAGAAACCGATTCGGCGCGCCTATGAGCAAAGCCCACAGGTGGGCAAGACGTCCGAGATTCGCGTCACGCACCGTCGCGAAGGCCTGTCGGTGATCTCGACGCTGACCAACCGCGGCAAGGTGCGTCGGAAGGCGTTCGCGGGGGCGATGAACGCCGACATCCTGATCGACTTCATGAAGCGGCTCGTCAAGGACGCCAGGGGCAAGAAGATCTTCCTCATCCTCGACAACCTGCGCGTGCATCACACCAAGCCAGTCAAGGCCTGGCTGGCTGCATGCGCCAATCAAATCGAGGCCTCCTCCCTCCCCCCCTACAGCCCAGCACTGAACCCCAACGAGATGCTCAAGGCCACCATCACCGCGCAGGCGCCCTCCCGCGCCAAGGACGATCTGAAGAAGGCGACCGTCAGCCACCTGCGCCGCCTTCTCAATTCCCCCCAACGCATCATGCGCTACTTCCAGCATCCCAAGCTCCATGATGCCGCGTAA
- a CDS encoding tetratricopeptide repeat protein gives MNKKDPESLSALGNALRYQSRIKEALSCYERALQIDENHSPALNGKGLSLLDLDKNSPSIEEAVEFFKKAQKITPNQPEIYYNLGTAYGYLGRFDEALAMHRKALDIYPHSHQAYNNLALILQDIGQINEAIDAYDQAIQLKPDWQSYFSNKLFAINYHPDLSPEEIFGAYQAFEQRFGLPHRDTCPPHLNDPRVDRRLRIGYVSADFRSHSTSHFLEPLLAHHDHEQFEIFAYVQNVSFDHLSLRYRKLVDHWVPIAALDDAAVVARIRADQIDILVDLAGHTAGNRLGIFARRPAPVSLTWLGYGYTTGLSAVDYFLTDPVLTPPGCEPLFSERLWRLERPFIAYRPNPAMGDPGPLPAITKGLVTFATLSRGVRVNHRVIRVWSAILKRVPGSQLVLDSKSFQSPAIQEQWAARFTAHGIARERLVMGCHSPPWDLLRDIDISLDCFPHNSGTTLVESLYMGIPVVTLAERPSVGRIGSAILTALGHPEWIAQTEEEYIEKAVELATDLDRLAAIRASLRAELEASPLRDEVGFTQAMERAYRQMWQQWCAGHALRVRDLG, from the coding sequence ATGAACAAGAAGGATCCTGAGTCACTCAGCGCGCTAGGCAATGCACTGCGCTACCAATCGCGAATCAAGGAGGCACTTTCATGCTATGAACGAGCCCTACAAATCGACGAAAATCACTCGCCAGCCTTAAATGGCAAAGGCCTGTCTCTCCTCGACTTAGATAAAAATAGTCCGTCGATTGAAGAGGCTGTTGAATTTTTTAAAAAGGCCCAGAAAATCACCCCAAATCAGCCTGAGATTTATTATAACCTGGGAACGGCCTATGGCTATCTAGGGCGCTTTGATGAGGCCTTGGCAATGCATCGCAAGGCGCTTGATATTTATCCACATTCACATCAGGCCTATAACAATCTTGCATTGATTTTGCAAGATATCGGGCAAATCAATGAGGCGATAGATGCCTATGATCAGGCTATCCAGCTTAAGCCAGATTGGCAGAGTTATTTTTCCAATAAATTATTTGCGATTAATTATCATCCAGATCTCTCGCCTGAAGAGATCTTTGGCGCCTATCAGGCATTCGAACAGCGTTTTGGGTTACCTCATCGCGATACCTGCCCCCCCCATTTGAATGACCCGAGGGTGGATCGGCGGTTGCGCATTGGCTATGTCTCGGCAGACTTTCGTTCGCATTCAACGAGTCATTTCCTAGAACCTCTGCTTGCCCATCATGACCATGAGCAGTTTGAGATCTTTGCCTATGTGCAAAACGTCAGCTTCGATCATCTGAGCCTCCGTTATCGTAAACTGGTCGATCATTGGGTGCCGATTGCTGCCTTGGATGATGCGGCGGTAGTGGCGCGCATCCGTGCCGACCAGATCGACATCCTGGTCGATCTTGCCGGTCACACCGCGGGCAATCGGTTAGGGATCTTTGCCCGCCGGCCGGCACCGGTTTCCTTGACCTGGCTGGGTTATGGCTATACCACTGGTCTGTCGGCCGTTGACTATTTCCTCACCGACCCGGTGTTGACCCCCCCGGGCTGCGAGCCGTTATTTTCTGAACGTCTCTGGCGCCTGGAACGCCCGTTCATTGCCTATCGCCCTAACCCGGCGATGGGTGATCCGGGCCCCCTGCCGGCCATCACTAAAGGCCTTGTGACCTTTGCCACCCTGAGCAGGGGCGTTCGTGTTAATCATCGCGTCATCCGGGTATGGTCGGCGATCCTCAAACGCGTTCCAGGTTCGCAGCTGGTGCTTGATTCCAAGAGCTTCCAGAGCCCAGCGATCCAAGAGCAATGGGCGGCGCGCTTTACCGCGCATGGGATTGCGCGCGAACGTCTCGTGATGGGCTGTCATAGCCCCCCTTGGGACCTGCTGCGAGACATCGATATCAGCTTGGATTGCTTTCCCCATAATTCGGGGACAACCCTGGTCGAATCACTCTATATGGGTATCCCCGTGGTCACCCTTGCCGAGCGCCCGAGTGTGGGGCGAATCGGCAGCGCCATCCTGACGGCCTTGGGACACCCCGAATGGATCGCCCAGACCGAGGAGGAGTACATCGAAAAGGCGGTGGAGCTGGCCACTGACCTCGATCGCCTGGCCGCGATCCGCGCCTCCTTACGCGCCGAACTCGAGGCCAGCCCCCTGCGCGATGAGGTGGGGTTCACCCAGGCCATGGAACGGGCCTATCGCCAGATGTGGCAGCAGTGGTGTGCGGGGCATGCACTCAGGGTCCGGGATCTAGGCTGA
- a CDS encoding flagellin: MPLVINTNVMSLNAQRNLTKTQGALGQSMERLSSGLRINSAKDDAAGSAITSRLTSQIRGFDQSVRNANDGISLVQTAEGAMSEMSNILQRMRELAVQSANGTYTKGNRNSLNAESQQLIKELNRLVESTNFNGLNLLDGSASEVKLHVGAEANQTMSVTIGKLDAQNLGIENTAGVGSFTRIATGSSAAVAVSNLTSLGTGDLVINGIAIEGAQAAFDNASSAGKAASAISTAAAINAKSDQTGVTAVVGETRLGGAAMTASATSGNIAINGVTIALQTTSDTATTRESVVRAINLNSDQTGVIAIDTGTDEGGVTLVAKDGRNIVLENNNNLTAAQTGLNLAVGANATTIAAGTVTLVSSGGKDIVITSGATGRASDAGFVEGKYSGTATQVTSDLRDSNQAMSAGNVFVNGVSVGPSYATDDTASSSGRDYSAIAKAAAFNAVADKTGVRAIVNENIARNTEAQTASANATITGSINGVAITAFITSGDLSADRQALVKAVNAISDQTGVMAIDTGESGSNSGGGVQLIAKDGRNIITDFSNSQYAGFQNGANTYVGEFTLVSDREIVITRGKDPNLDRSGLTVGNYGGGKDGMAIANVDISTVEGANKAIVAIDNALERINNVRSDLGAINNRLEFTINNLMSISQNASASRSRIEDADFAAETARLSRSQVLMQASQAMLAQANSQPQQVLSLLR, encoded by the coding sequence ATGCCACTGGTCATCAATACCAACGTCATGTCGCTCAATGCCCAGCGCAACCTCACCAAGACCCAGGGGGCCCTGGGTCAATCGATGGAGCGCCTAAGCAGCGGGCTTCGTATCAATTCGGCCAAGGACGATGCCGCCGGTTCAGCGATCACCAGCCGCCTAACCTCGCAGATCCGGGGCTTTGATCAATCGGTCCGTAACGCCAACGATGGCATCTCGCTGGTGCAGACCGCCGAGGGGGCGATGAGCGAGATGTCAAACATCTTGCAACGCATGCGCGAGCTGGCGGTGCAATCGGCCAACGGCACCTATACCAAGGGCAACCGCAACTCGCTGAATGCCGAGTCGCAGCAGCTCATCAAGGAGCTCAACCGCCTGGTTGAGAGCACCAATTTCAACGGCCTCAATCTCTTGGATGGCTCGGCGAGCGAGGTCAAGCTCCATGTCGGCGCCGAGGCCAACCAGACCATGTCGGTGACCATCGGCAAGCTCGATGCCCAGAACCTAGGTATAGAAAATACCGCAGGTGTAGGTTCATTTACCCGCATCGCGACGGGTTCGAGCGCAGCGGTTGCCGTCAGTAACCTGACCTCACTGGGTACGGGCGACCTGGTGATCAATGGGATTGCGATCGAGGGTGCCCAGGCGGCCTTCGACAATGCCTCCTCGGCGGGCAAGGCGGCAAGCGCCATCTCGACGGCGGCGGCGATCAATGCCAAGAGCGATCAAACCGGGGTCACCGCTGTGGTCGGTGAAACGCGGTTAGGCGGCGCGGCCATGACTGCCAGCGCAACCTCAGGCAATATCGCGATCAATGGGGTGACCATTGCCCTGCAGACGACCAGTGACACGGCGACCACCCGCGAGTCGGTAGTGCGGGCAATCAACCTGAACTCGGACCAGACCGGGGTCATAGCCATCGATACCGGCACCGATGAGGGTGGCGTCACTTTAGTGGCCAAGGACGGGCGCAATATTGTGCTTGAAAATAACAACAACCTGACCGCTGCCCAGACCGGTCTCAATCTAGCCGTAGGCGCTAATGCTACTACCATCGCCGCCGGCACCGTGACCCTGGTCTCCTCGGGCGGCAAGGACATCGTCATCACCTCGGGTGCCACCGGGCGGGCAAGCGACGCTGGGTTTGTCGAGGGCAAATACAGCGGCACCGCCACCCAGGTGACCTCAGATCTGAGGGACTCAAACCAGGCCATGAGCGCGGGTAATGTCTTTGTCAATGGCGTGTCGGTCGGCCCCTCATATGCCACCGATGACACGGCCTCATCAAGCGGCAGGGACTATAGCGCCATCGCCAAGGCAGCAGCCTTTAATGCCGTGGCCGATAAGACCGGGGTGCGGGCAATCGTCAATGAAAACATCGCCAGAAACACCGAGGCCCAGACCGCCTCTGCTAATGCAACAATTACTGGGAGCATCAATGGGGTGGCGATCACCGCGTTTATCACCAGCGGTGACCTGAGCGCCGACCGCCAGGCCCTAGTCAAGGCGGTCAATGCCATCTCCGACCAGACGGGGGTGATGGCCATTGATACTGGCGAGTCGGGTTCGAACAGTGGTGGCGGGGTCCAGCTCATCGCCAAGGATGGACGCAATATCATCACGGACTTCTCTAACAGCCAATATGCCGGCTTCCAGAATGGGGCAAACACCTATGTCGGCGAGTTTACTCTGGTGTCGGATAGGGAGATCGTGATCACCCGCGGTAAGGACCCGAACCTAGACCGCTCGGGCCTGACGGTGGGCAACTATGGTGGCGGCAAGGACGGCATGGCGATCGCCAATGTCGATATCTCGACTGTAGAAGGGGCCAATAAGGCGATCGTAGCCATCGACAATGCGCTCGAGCGGATCAATAACGTGCGCTCTGATCTGGGTGCAATCAACAACCGGCTAGAGTTCACCATCAATAACCTGATGAGCATCTCGCAGAACGCCTCGGCCTCGCGCTCGCGCATCGAGGATGCCGACTTCGCCGCCGAGACGGCGCGGCTGTCGCGCTCGCAGGTCTTGATGCAGGCCAGCCAGGCCATGCTCGCCCAGGCCAACTCGCAGCCGCAACAGGTGCTGTCGCTCCTGCGCTAA
- a CDS encoding flagellar protein FlaG: MASDPLSGMGAVTAPSTSTAMTGTRVQPRPELRENREASKPMQGETLTHLDARVNNAANRPELAQAANAEDKRDSPQGVLANDKEMVDKLSEAVDKINEMLQQGRQMLTFQLDEESGRMVIRVVDAQTNEVIRQIPSEETLNFAKYVDGLIGLIFNKKA, translated from the coding sequence ATGGCCAGCGATCCTTTGAGCGGTATGGGGGCGGTGACCGCACCCTCGACCAGTACGGCAATGACAGGCACCCGCGTCCAGCCCCGGCCTGAGCTACGGGAGAACAGAGAAGCGTCCAAACCGATGCAGGGCGAGACCCTGACCCATCTTGATGCGCGGGTGAATAACGCAGCCAATCGGCCTGAGCTAGCTCAGGCGGCCAATGCAGAGGACAAAAGGGATAGCCCTCAGGGTGTGTTGGCCAACGACAAGGAGATGGTCGATAAACTCAGCGAGGCAGTCGATAAGATCAATGAGATGCTGCAACAGGGTCGGCAGATGCTCACCTTCCAGCTTGATGAGGAATCGGGACGGATGGTGATCCGGGTGGTCGATGCCCAGACCAACGAGGTGATCCGCCAGATCCCCAGCGAAGAGACCCTCAACTTTGCCAAATATGTCGATGGGCTGATCGGTCTGATCTTCAACAAGAAGGCCTGA
- the fliD gene encoding flagellar filament capping protein FliD has product MAENIIRTLGAGSGIDIKNLVSQLTAAERAPKEERLTQREERLQAQISGYGQLRSALATLKGALTALTSRDLFNARSVNVPSSDIITANKIEPGAQVGSYAIEVLETASAHTLAMPAQAARDVALDKSGTLTIQFGTWSYDPGTGDPTSFAVNGERAALSINIEASDSLDTIAKKINDQNAGVQASIVKVADQYQLMLTADSGAANALRITASPGATGLSAFEYNETTRSALETQKGRNAELRVNGLTVTRTTNEINDVIQGFSFTINKKGTPGQPLNFSITADKGAAEQAIRDFVKTYNSFQKTAQEIVGYSRDKDNRLVRGGLVNDGTARSMIERLRQQLGGAVPGIQDGFTALTNVGIRTERDGSLSINETELKEAINNKFALVERLFAGQTTSTNTAITVNQGSFSTRTVAGTYSAQITRDPTQGQARGAAITHDFGAGPLDTSGGGYAFKIQVDGITSNTIRLTGSFNSIEAVRAELQSRINGDTNLRAAGVGLDVQYDSSANAFRFVSRDYGSASRVQFVETGEEVSGSWTDNMGVLGISPTRAFVDGQAISHAQFDPATDSFVSLLDTTNVAHHFKIRVDGIESNTITLNGTFNTAEELRAALQGAIDADAKLSGAGVGVTVGYDSAANRFTFTSNSSGANSAVSFSERSEAMAALGIETALSGTRGVDVSGTINGVEGFGAGNILLPSLDSPAYGLNLRVNPGAKAQGSFEFSFARGLAGELANMIDGFTGSSGTIGAREKGLQQQLDEIKDERALLDRRMEKYAARLQAQFIAMENIVSSLRDTGKQLEGINDRLPFTAQTR; this is encoded by the coding sequence ATGGCCGAAAACATCATCCGAACGCTCGGTGCAGGTTCTGGGATCGATATCAAGAATCTGGTCAGCCAGTTGACGGCAGCTGAACGCGCGCCCAAGGAAGAGCGGCTGACCCAACGCGAGGAACGCCTCCAGGCCCAGATCTCGGGCTATGGCCAGTTGCGCAGTGCCCTTGCCACCCTCAAGGGCGCCCTGACCGCCTTGACCAGCCGCGATCTCTTCAATGCCCGGTCGGTGAACGTCCCCAGCTCGGATATCATCACCGCCAATAAGATCGAGCCGGGGGCCCAGGTCGGTTCTTATGCCATCGAGGTCCTCGAGACGGCGAGCGCCCATACGCTTGCCATGCCGGCGCAGGCCGCGCGCGATGTCGCACTCGATAAATCTGGCACCCTGACCATCCAGTTCGGGACCTGGAGCTATGATCCGGGCACGGGCGATCCGACCAGCTTTGCGGTCAATGGCGAGCGGGCAGCGCTGTCGATCAACATCGAGGCGAGTGACTCGCTGGATACGATCGCCAAGAAGATCAATGACCAGAATGCGGGTGTCCAGGCCTCGATCGTCAAGGTCGCTGACCAATATCAGCTCATGCTCACCGCCGACTCCGGCGCGGCCAATGCCTTGCGCATCACCGCCAGCCCAGGCGCGACCGGGCTCTCGGCCTTTGAATACAACGAGACCACCCGCTCGGCGCTTGAGACTCAAAAGGGCCGCAATGCCGAGCTGCGGGTCAATGGGCTGACCGTCACCCGCACCACCAACGAGATCAACGACGTCATCCAGGGCTTTTCGTTCACGATCAACAAAAAGGGCACGCCCGGTCAGCCGCTGAACTTTTCCATCACGGCGGATAAGGGCGCGGCCGAACAGGCGATCCGCGACTTCGTAAAGACCTATAACAGCTTCCAAAAGACTGCCCAGGAGATCGTGGGGTATAGCCGCGATAAGGATAATAGACTGGTGCGCGGTGGGTTGGTCAACGATGGCACAGCACGAAGCATGATCGAACGCCTGCGCCAGCAACTGGGCGGGGCCGTACCTGGGATTCAAGATGGTTTTACCGCCCTGACGAATGTTGGCATCCGCACCGAACGCGATGGCTCCCTTTCGATCAATGAGACCGAGCTGAAAGAAGCGATCAATAACAAGTTCGCCCTGGTCGAGCGCCTGTTCGCCGGTCAGACAACCTCGACCAACACCGCTATCACGGTTAACCAAGGGAGCTTCTCCACGCGCACGGTCGCCGGGACCTATAGCGCCCAGATCACCCGCGACCCCACCCAGGGTCAGGCGCGCGGGGCCGCCATCACCCATGATTTTGGCGCCGGGCCTTTGGACACCTCCGGCGGCGGCTATGCCTTCAAGATCCAGGTCGATGGCATCACCTCCAACACCATCCGCTTGACCGGCAGCTTCAATTCGATTGAGGCCGTACGCGCTGAACTCCAATCGCGCATCAACGGCGATACCAATCTGCGGGCAGCCGGTGTGGGGCTGGATGTCCAGTATGACAGCAGCGCCAATGCCTTTCGCTTTGTCTCGCGCGACTATGGATCGGCCTCGCGGGTGCAGTTCGTGGAGACCGGCGAGGAGGTGAGCGGCAGCTGGACCGACAACATGGGGGTGTTGGGGATCAGCCCGACCCGGGCCTTTGTCGATGGCCAGGCGATCAGCCATGCCCAATTTGATCCGGCGACCGACAGCTTTGTAAGCCTGCTCGACACCACCAATGTGGCCCATCACTTCAAGATCCGGGTCGATGGCATCGAATCCAACACCATCACCCTGAATGGCACCTTTAACACTGCCGAGGAGCTGCGCGCTGCCTTGCAGGGCGCGATCGATGCCGATGCCAAGCTCAGCGGCGCGGGGGTGGGTGTGACGGTCGGCTATGACAGTGCCGCCAATCGCTTCACCTTTACCTCAAACAGCAGTGGCGCAAACTCGGCGGTGAGCTTTAGCGAACGCAGCGAGGCGATGGCGGCGCTCGGGATCGAGACCGCCCTGAGCGGCACGCGTGGCGTGGATGTCTCCGGCACCATCAATGGCGTCGAGGGATTTGGCGCCGGGAACATCCTGCTCCCCAGCCTGGATTCACCGGCCTATGGACTCAATCTGCGGGTCAATCCGGGCGCCAAGGCCCAGGGGTCGTTTGAGTTCAGCTTTGCCCGCGGGCTGGCCGGCGAACTGGCCAACATGATCGATGGGTTCACCGGCAGCAGCGGTACCATCGGGGCGCGCGAAAAGGGTCTGCAGCAACAGCTTGATGAGATCAAGGATGAACGGGCCCTGCTTGATCGGCGGATGGAGAAATATGCCGCACGCCTACAGGCCCAATTCATCGCCATGGAAAACATCGTCAGCAGTCTACGCGACACCGGCAAGCAGCTCGAAGGGATCAATGACCGGCTGCCATTCACCGCCCAGACGCGTTAG
- the fliS gene encoding flagellar export chaperone FliS, translating to MYAMRKELNQYRQAGAIAEITVADPHRLTQMLFEGALERIAVARGAIAQGNLALKAKKITQAMDIIGELRGSLNLAEGGELAANLDALYDYMQRRLLTGNARNDPQPLEEIAGLLREIKAGWDAIPEQMRRAS from the coding sequence ATGTACGCGATGCGTAAAGAACTCAACCAATACCGTCAGGCCGGTGCCATCGCTGAGATCACGGTCGCTGATCCACATCGTCTGACCCAGATGCTGTTTGAGGGTGCGCTCGAACGCATTGCGGTGGCGCGCGGCGCCATCGCCCAAGGCAATCTGGCACTCAAAGCAAAAAAGATCACCCAGGCGATGGATATCATCGGCGAGCTGCGCGGATCGCTCAATCTCGCCGAAGGCGGCGAGCTGGCCGCCAACCTGGATGCGCTCTATGACTATATGCAGCGCCGTCTCCTGACCGGAAACGCCCGCAATGATCCGCAGCCGCTCGAAGAGATCGCCGGCTTGCTGCGTGAGATCAAGGCGGGCTGGGACGCCATCCCCGAGCAGATGCGCCGCGCCTCCTAG
- a CDS encoding phosphoserine transaminase: protein MIKGPGRLDANALNFSGGPGVLPARVLEELEEAIRSAPGVGLSILGVSHRSDWFAELVDQTERDLRALLRLPESHAVLFLQGGASLQFSLVPMHLLRSKEQTAEYLRTGYWSAKSISPAHLEGQVRVLWDGEGGGFHRLPRPHELKPAADAAYLHYVSNETVEGLQFHWIPGRDDVIRVCDMSSDFLAYPFDPTRFDLIYAHAQKNLGPAGVTLVLIRRALLERAPADLPAILDYRAHLQARSIYNTPPVFAIYAVSRVLRWLIEEIGDLDRMCERNRRKAERLYSVIDRYPELYRGWAAPEDRSLMNVVFRLATPEREAEFLRQATQAGFSGLQGHRALGGIRASIYNAMTLVAVEQLAEFMEEFAAKG from the coding sequence ATGATCAAGGGGCCTGGGCGACTCGATGCCAACGCCCTCAACTTCTCAGGTGGACCTGGGGTCTTGCCGGCGCGCGTTTTGGAAGAGCTCGAGGAGGCCATTCGGTCAGCCCCTGGTGTGGGTCTGTCGATTTTGGGGGTCAGCCATCGTTCGGATTGGTTCGCTGAACTTGTAGATCAGACCGAGCGCGATCTGCGCGCCCTGCTGCGCCTGCCCGAGAGTCATGCCGTGCTTTTTCTCCAGGGCGGAGCCAGCCTTCAGTTTTCGCTGGTCCCCATGCACCTGTTGCGCAGTAAGGAACAGACTGCCGAGTATCTGCGCACCGGCTATTGGAGCGCTAAATCCATCTCGCCTGCACATCTCGAGGGTCAAGTGCGCGTCCTCTGGGACGGAGAGGGGGGAGGGTTCCATCGGCTCCCTCGCCCTCATGAACTCAAACCCGCTGCCGATGCCGCTTATCTTCACTATGTCTCGAACGAAACGGTCGAAGGCTTACAGTTTCATTGGATACCGGGGCGCGACGATGTCATCCGCGTCTGCGATATGTCATCCGATTTTCTCGCCTATCCGTTCGATCCGACGCGCTTTGATCTCATCTATGCCCATGCCCAGAAGAATCTGGGGCCTGCGGGTGTGACCCTGGTGCTCATCCGGCGCGCGCTGCTTGAGCGTGCCCCTGCCGATCTGCCTGCGATCCTCGACTATCGCGCCCATTTGCAGGCCCGCTCGATCTATAACACCCCGCCGGTCTTTGCCATCTATGCCGTCTCGCGGGTCTTGCGCTGGCTGATCGAGGAGATCGGCGACCTCGATCGGATGTGCGAGCGCAATCGACGCAAGGCCGAGCGCCTGTATTCGGTCATCGATCGCTATCCCGAGCTCTATCGAGGTTGGGCGGCCCCAGAAGATCGCTCGCTGATGAATGTCGTTTTCCGTCTGGCGACGCCGGAACGCGAAGCCGAGTTTCTACGGCAGGCTACACAGGCGGGCTTCAGCGGACTGCAAGGACATCGCGCGCTGGGCGGGATACGGGCCTCGATCTATAACGCCATGACCTTGGTTGCCGTCGAGCAGCTGGCCGAGTTTATGGAGGAGTTCGCGGCCAAAGGATAG